One Acidobacteriota bacterium genomic window, GACCGGCCCACGCGCTTGTTCTTGCCGAGGACGTTCACGATGCGGACTTCCTCCACCTGCGTATTGAAGACCTTCTCCACGGCGTGGGCGACCTCGAGCTTGTTGGCCTTCGGGTCCACCTGGAACGCCACGGTCCTCGTGCGCTCTTTGGCGATGAGGTTCTTCTCCGTGAGCAGGGGCCGGATGATGACGGTGTGCGGATTTCTCATGGCCGCAGAACCTCCGTGAGCTTCAGGAGAGCCTTCTCGGTGAAGACGGCCATTTCGTAACGGGCCAGGTCGTACACGCTGACCTCCCCCACCGGCGCCACCTTCACGCCCGGGAGGTTGCGGCTGGCGAGGCGGACGGTGTCCGAGACCTGCTCGTCCACGAAGAGGACCGTTTTGTGGGGGTCCAGGATGGCGGCGTATTTCTGGGTGAAGGCCTTGGTCTTGGGGGACTCCACCGAGAGATCCTCCACCACCGACAGGAGGCCGCGCCGCAGGCGCTCGGAGAGGAGGCTCCTCATGGCGCTGCGCCGAACCTTTCGCGGGACGGAAAAGGAGTAGTCGCGGGGCTTGGGCCCG contains:
- the rplW gene encoding 50S ribosomal protein L23, which gives rise to MRNPHTVIIRPLLTEKNLIAKERTRTVAFQVDPKANKLEVAHAVEKVFNTQVEEVRIVNVLGKNKRVGRSEGKKPDWKKAYVKLAKGAKPIEYFEGV
- the rplD gene encoding 50S ribosomal protein L4, translated to MNVSVINAAKEPQREVSLPDEVFTAEYRRDLVYEAVRSFLANQRLGTHSTKRRDEVAGSGKKLWKQKHTGRARMGEIRSPLWYHGGIVFGPKPRDYSFSVPRKVRRSAMRSLLSERLRRGLLSVVEDLSVESPKTKAFTQKYAAILDPHKTVLFVDEQVSDTVRLASRNLPGVKVAPVGEVSVYDLARYEMAVFTEKALLKLTEVLRP